The following proteins are co-located in the Tachysurus vachellii isolate PV-2020 chromosome 19, HZAU_Pvac_v1, whole genome shotgun sequence genome:
- the wu:fa11c10 gene encoding protein FAM110B: MPVETLRPSDGRLAGTPFSSAMPLRILNKGPDYFRRVPETGVRKLSAVERLEADKAKYVKSQQVALTRQEPIKPPVIRKPLMSPAMMLHTPPARKVPRRPSDTENGGQGACRATPLNLDVLSNLINIADGPQPSSPTPNSPSSSAMSEQSSEPQQSCGFNGHFLLKPSSSCTSSSFNSHIQPSMASPAPEPSHRPPPVPARVYRLPAQGNYSSPNPVTVRRVDVRPQAEIRKPQRMPLQPRSKPLQPQPKPRQTPHPQAPPPHMPSFKSPSLPSHSPSSPCLPSSPLLLRAGMLPPASPACTRLSSASSRGSTRRRPSLHRSKSDLSDRYARANADLERFFNYCGLEPSELEGMGMEHFGRANSEIVSISKLRSVSTPSSECGDEGHGYKEEEDDDEDDGPPRPSERVPYGISVIERNARVIKWLYGIRQARDSQNISNV, translated from the coding sequence ATGCCCGTGGAGACTCTTCGTCCATCAGATGGCCGTCTGGCTGGAACACCTTTTTCCTCAGCCATGCCTCTCAGAATCTTAAACAAGGGCCCAGACTATTTCCGCAGGGTTCCTGAGACTGGTGTACGCAAGCTGAGCGCTGTCGAGCGTCTGGAGGCCGATAAGGCCAAGTATGTGAAGAGCCAGCAGGTGGCTCTCACCAGGCAGGAGCCCATCAAGCCCCCAGTCATTCGCAAGCCACTGATGTCTCCGGCCATGATGCTGCACACACCACCGGCCAGAAAAGTTCCACGCAGACCCTCAGACACAGAAAACGGGGGACAGGGAGCATGCAGGGCAACACCTCTCAATCTGGATGTCCTGAGCAACCTTATTAACATTGCTGATGGGCCCCAACCCTCGTCCCCTACCCCTAACTCCCCCTCTTCCTCAGCCATGTCTGAGCAGTCATCAGAACCTCAGCAAAGTTGTGGATTTAATGGGCATTTTCTGCTGaagccttcttcttcttgtacTTCCTCTTCTTTCAACAGCCACATCCAGCCTTCTATGGCTTCTCCTGCTCCAGAGCCGAGCCACAGGCCTCCCCCTGTGCCAGCCCGAGTTTACAGACTCCCTGCACAGGGCAATTACAGCAGCCCAAACCCTGTGACAGTGCGGCGGGTCGATGTGCGGCCACAAGCGGAGATCAGGAAGCCCCAGAGGATGCCGCTACAGCCTCGGTCCAAACCTCTACAGCCCCAGCCTAAACCCAGACAGACCCCACATCCCCAGGCCCCACCCCCCCACATGCCATCCTTCAAATCCCCATCCCTCCCCTCACACTCTCCATCATCCCCCTGCCTACCATCCAGCCCCCTGTTACTACGAGCAGGCATGCTCCCGCCAGCCTCACCAGCCTGTACCCGCTTGTCCTCTGCAAGCTCACGGGGCTCAACGCGCAGGCGTCCCTCACTGCACCGGTCCAAATCAGACCTGAGTGACCGGTATGCACGTGCCAATGCTGACCTAGAGCGCTTCTTTAATTACTGTGGCTTAGAACCCAGCGAGTTGGAGGGTATGGGCATGGAGCATTTTGGACGTGCCAATTCTGAAATCGTCTCTATTTCAAAGCTGCGCAGCGTCAGCACACCCAGCTCTGAGTGTGGAGATGAAGGGCACGGTTAcaaggaagaagaagatgatgatgaagacgaTGGTCCTCCAAGGCCCAGTGAACGGGTTCCCTACGGCATTTCGGTCATTGAGAGAAATGCACGTGTCATCAAGTGGCTCTACGGGATCCGACAGGCTCGGGACTCTCAAAATATTTCCAATGTATAG